The Streptomyces sp. TLI_105 DNA segment CCGCTCGGCCGGTTCGGTCGTCTACGAGGTGCGACGGCAGTTCCGCGAGCACCCCGGGATCATGGACTTCACCGAGAAGCCGGAGTACGGGCGGGTCGTCGACATCTGCACCAAGGACGCGCTGCGCGAACTCGCCACGCCCGGGCTGCTCGCCGTGATGGCCCCGATCGCGATCGGCTTCGCACTCGGGGTCGGCGCGCTCGGCGCGTACCTCGCGGGGGCGATCGGGGCGGGCGCGCTGATGGCGGTCTTCCTCGCCAACTCCGGTGGCGCCTGGGACAACGCGAAGAAGCTGGTCGAGGACGGGAACCACGGCGGCAAGGGCAGTGAGGCGCACGAGGCGACCGTCATCGGGGACACGGTCGGCGACCCGTTCAAGGACACGGCGGGTCCGGCGATCAACCCGCTCCTGAAGGTGATGAACCTGGTCGCGCTGCTGATCGCCCCGGCGGTCGTGCGGTTCAGCTACGGCGGCGACGCGAGCGTCGGGCTGCGGACGGCAGTCGCGGCGGTCGCGCTTTTCGTCGTGGTCGGCGCGGTACGGGCCTCCAAGAAGCGGACGGTGTCGATGTCCTGACATGGCGTCCGTCCGCAGCGGCCGGGTGAGTCGGTGGCGCCCGTGCGCATCAGTGGCGTCCGTCTCATTACCGGCGGTTTCCGGGAGGGGCGGGAGGCTTATCCCTTGGGTCAAAAGGCTGCAATGTGGGACGAATCAGTCGTACGAAAAGTGGAAGTAGCCCGTTCGGCGTGTATGTTCCGGGGCCGAGAGCCTTGGAAGGGACCGATCCGTTGAACAAGAAGCTTGCGGCCGCACTGTCCGGCGGCGCGGTACTGGTGCTCGCGCTGGCCGGTTGCAGCGACGACAAGGGCGACAAGGTGGGTGACTGGGCGAAGACGTTCTGCGACCAGGCCAAGCCCCAGATCCAGAAGAGGGCCGACGCCCACCAGATCATCATCTCGACCGCTGCCGACAGCAAGCCGGCCGAGATCCAGGCCGCCGACTCGAAGGCGTTCCAGGACATCGCGAACGCCGACCGGGCCCTCGCCAAGGCCGTCCAGACCGCCGGAGCCCCGCCCGTCGAGAACGGCGAGAAGATCCAGAAGGACGCGATCAAGGAGCTCAACGACACCGCCGTGGCCTACGAGGGGCTCAAGAAGCAGGTCGACGCGCTGGACCCGACGAACCAGCAGAAGTTCGCGGACGGTCTCCAGGGCGTCGCCGACGGCCTGACCAAGATCGAGAAGATGGACCAGAACGCCCTGTCCAAGCTGGAGGACGGCGAGCTGGGCCAGGCGATGGCCAAGCAGCCCGGCTGCCAGAAGCCCACGGCCTCGGTCCCGCCGAAGTCCTCCGCCTCCCCGAACGCCGGAGCCACCTCCGACTCCGGAGCCACCTCCGACTCGGACTCCGACTCCGACTCGGACTCGGGCGCCACGAACCCGACCAAGAAGGCGACCGCCAAGCCGACCAAGAAGTCCACGGTCGGCAAGAGCGAGTAGGAGAACCGAGGGCCGGTCGGCCCGGCGCCCGCGGCGATCGGCCGCACACCGCCGGGTCGGCCGCCCGGATGTCGGTGGGGGCCGTCACAATGGAGCGGTGAGTACGACCAGCCTGCCTCCCCGCCTCCCGGTGCCCGCGCACGCCGCCCGTCTGCGCGAGGCGCTGCTCGCCGCCGACTTCACCGCCGACGGACTGCTCGACCTGCTCGGCGCCCCGGCCTACGCGGCGCTCGCCCGCAGCGAGACCGTGCCCGCCCTGCGCGCCACCCGCGGCGACTCCCCGCTGGAGACCCTCGTCCGGCTCTTCCTGCTCCAGGAGCCCGTCACGGCCGACCGGGCCGCCGCCGCGCTCCCGCTCGACGAGGCCCTCGCCGACGGCTGGGCGGTCCGCGAGGACGACACCGTGCTCGCCACGGTCGACGTCCGGCCCTACGGCGGACCGGACGGCGAGGACTGGTTCATCGTCTCCGACCTGGGCTGCGCCGTCGGGGGCGCCGGTGGCAGCGGGAAGAACGGCCGCCAGGCAGACGCAGCAGTCGTCCTCGGCGTCGGCGGCGCCTCCACCACCCTCGCCGGCATCACGGTCCGTACGCCGGTCTCCTCCGCGCTCGACCTCGGCACCGGCTCCGGCATCCAGGCGCTGCACGCCGCCCAGCACGCCACCCTGGTCACTGCCACCGACCTCAACCCGCGCGCCCTGGAGTTCACCCGGCTCACCCTCGCCCTCTCCGGGGCCCCGGAGGCCGAGCTGCGGACCGGCTCGCTCTTCGAGCCCGTCGACGGCCACACGTACGACCTGATCGTCTCCAACCCGCCGTTCGTGATCTCCCCCGGCGCCGGGCTCACCTACCGGGACGGCGGGATGAGTGGCGACGACCTGTGCCGCACGCTCGTGCAGCAGGCCGGGGAGCGGCTCAACGACGGCGGATACGCCCAGTTCCTCGCCAACTGGCAGCACGTCGAGGGCGAGGAGTGGCAGGAGCGGCTGCGGTCCTGGGTGCCGCGCGGCTGCGACGCCTGGATCGTGCAGCGCGAGGTCCAGGACATCACCCAGTACACGGAGCTGTGGCTGCGCGACAGCGGCGACCACCGCGGCGACCCGGACGCCTACCGGGCGGCGTACGACCGCTGGCTCGACGAGTTCGAGGCGAGCAAGACCCGCGCGGTCGGCTTCGGCTGGATCACGATCCGGCGCAACGGGGCCGTGGTCTCCGGCGCGGTCGAGCCCTCGATCGTCATCGAGGAGTGGCCGCACCCCGTCGAGCAGCCCCTCGGCCCCACCGTCCGCGCCCACTTCGAGCGCCAGGACTACCTGCGCGCCCATGACGACGCCGCGCTCCTCGCCGACCGGTTCACGCTCGCGCCCGAGGTGGTGCAGGAGCAGGTCGGGCTGCCGGGCGCCGAGGACCCGGAGCACGTGGTGCTCCGGCAGAACCGCGGCATGCGCCGGGCCACCAAGGTCGACCACGTCGGCGCCGGGTTCGCCGGCGTGTGCGACGGCACGCTCAGCGCCGGCCGCATCCTCGACGCGATCGGACAGCTGATGGGCGAGGACCCGGTCATGCTGCGGGACCGCACCCCGCAGGCGATCCGGCTGCTCGTCGAGGAGGGCTTCCTGATCCCCGACTCCCTGCTGCCCGTGACCGAAGGGAGCGGTGCTTGATACGGATCGAGCTGGACGAGGCCTCGCTCGGGGCGACCCGGATCGCCATCAGCCCGCTGCGCGACGCGTTCTGCTCGATGCACCTCGCGCAGCCCCACCGGCACCCCTCCTGGCCGTACCAGGAATGGGTCGGGCAGGCGCGCGAGGTGTGGCGCGAGGACGACCGGCTCCGCCCGCTGTGGGAGCTGTTCGTCCGAGAACGGCACGAGGTCTCCGACTTCCTGCTGCCCCGGCCCTTCGGCACGGTCCACGTCCACGAGGAGCTCGCCGCGCTGCGGGCCACTGACCCGGAGTTCGTCCGCGCCCAGGCGGCCGTCTGCTACCCCGGCATGGCCGACGCGCCCTTCCTGCAGCCGTATCTGAAGGACCCGGAGGCCGCCTGCGCGGCGCTCGCCGACGCGTACGCCGCCTACTGGGAGGGCGCGATCGAGCCGTACTGGCCGACGATGCGCCGGCTCGTCGAGGACGAAGTGCTCGTCCGGGCCAGGACGTTCGCCACGGAGGGCGTCGACGCGCTGTTCGCGGGCCTGGAGACACGGGCGCGCTGGCAGCCGCCCGTACTCGAACTGACCAAGCACATCGAGGCGGAGTACGCGCCAGGCGAGCGCCGCCTCGTCCTCGTGCCGCTGGTCTTCGCGGAGGGCTGCCGGCTCTACTCCACGGACGACCCCGAGGTCTTCGCGCTCAGCTTCCAGGCCCGGGGCGCCGCCGCCCTGCGCGAACCGGCAGAGCCCGTCGCCGAGGACCGGCTCGGGCTGATGCTCGGCCGGGGCCGGGCGGCGGTCCTGCGCGAACTGGGCGGGCCCCTGACCACCGCCGGGCTCGCCGACCGGCTCGGTCTGGCACCCAGCACGGTCTCCGAGCACCTGTCGGTGCTCGCGGAGGCCGGCGTCGTGACCCGCCACCGCGTCGGGCGCTCCGTGTACTACCAGCTGACGGACACGGGCCGTTCACTGCTCGCGCTGCTCGCCGGAGAGGACGTCCTCACCGCCGTGGCCTGACGATTCGGGGCCGCGACCTGACGGTTCAGGGCCGCGACCCGAGGACTCGGGGCCGTGGCCCGACCCGAGGACTCACCGCCGTGGCCGACGATTCGGGGCCTTCCGAATCGATGGCCCGGTCCTTCCGCCGGCCCCTACCGTCCGGCGCATGCTCGCAATCGAGGCGGACGCACTGCGCCGCACCTACACCAGCCGGACCGGGTGGCCGAGGTCCCGGCGGACCGAGACCGAGGCCGTGCGCGGAGTCACCTTCGAGGTGGCGCCGGGGGAGCTGTTCGGCCTGCTCGGGCCCAACGGCGCCGGCAAGACCACCACCATCAAGATGCTCAACACCCTGCTGCTGCCGACCTCCGGCACGGCCCGGGTGTTCGGCCACGACGTGGCCCGCGACCCCGTCGCCGTACGCCGCAGGATCGGATACGTCTTCGGCGGCGACCGGGGCCTGTACGACCGGCTCTCCGCCCTCGACAACCTCCGCTACTTCGCCGAGCTGTACGGCGTCCCGGCGCGCGAGCAGAAGCGGCGCATCGCCGAACTCCTCGACCTCGTCGGCCTGCTGGGCCGGGAGCGGGAACGCGTCGAGGGGTACTCGCGCGGCATGCGCCAGCGCCTCCACATCGCCCGCGGGCTGCTCCACCGTCCCGACGTCCTCTTCCTCGACGAACCGTCCATAGGCGTCGACCCCGTCGCCGCCCGCGACCTGCGCCGCACGGTCGCCGACCTGGCCGCCGCCGGCACCACCGTCCTCCTCACCACCCACTACATGGCCGAGGCCGACGAGCTCTGCGACCGGATCGCCGTCATCGCGGGCGGCCGCATCCGCGCCCTCGGCACCCCCGACAGCCTCAAGTCCCTCGTACGGGACCGGGACGTGCTGGAGATCGAGGCGTACGGCGTGGACGAGGAGCGGCTCGACCGGGTACGGCGCGTGCCGGGCGTGCGGGGCGTGTCGACGGAGGACCGGGGAGCCCTGCAGACGGTCACCGTGCAGACCGGACGCGGCGCCTCCGACCTGCACGGACCCGTCCTCGCCGCCCTCGACGGGGTACGGATCGGCAGGGTCACGAGCCGCGAACCGTCCCTGGAGGACGCCTACATCGCGATCGTGGAGGAGACGGCCGGCCTCGGGACCGAAGCCGAGGGGGCGGCCGTATGACGCGCCTCCCACGACTGGTCCTCGTCGGGGTGCGCACCCACGTCTCGTACATGTCGCGCTCCCCGATCGAGATCACCTTCGCCGTCCTCGTCCCGCTCGTCTACGCGACCCTCGCCGTCTACCTGTTCCGCGCCGCCGGCGACCCGGACCGGCTGCTCACCGCCTCCGTCGGGGCCGGACTCATGGGCATCTGGGGCTCGGTCCTCTTCGGCTCGGGCGGCGCGGTGCAGAACCAGCGCTGGCTCGGCACCCTGGAGACCCTGGTCGTCGCACCCACGCCGCTCGCGCTCGTGCTCCTCCCCATCACCCTCGCGACCGCCGTCATCGGCACGTACGCGATGGGCGCGACCGTCCTGTGGGGCGTGCTGCTCTTCGACGTGCCGCTCGACTTCGCGCACCCGCTGCTCTTCCTCGTGGCCGTCCCGGTGTGTGTCCTCGCCCTCGGCATGACGGGGCTGCTGCTCGCCGCCACCTTCGTCCTGCTCCGCAACGCCAACGCCCTCGCCAACCCGCTCGACACGCCCGTCTGGCTGCTGTCCGGGCTGCTCGTGCCCGTCACCGTGCTGCCCGCCTGGACCCGTCCGATCTCCTGGGCGCTGCCCACGACCTGGGGCGCGCGGGCCGTGCACGCGGCGACCTCCGGCGGTGACGTGATCACACCGATGCTCACCGCCGCCGCGCTCGGCGCCGGATACGCCCTCGCCGCCGTCCTCGTCCTCGGGCGCGTGGAGCGCCGGGCCCGTGCCGCCGCCACCCTCGCCCTCGCCTGAAAGGCCCCGTCGGATGTTCCGCTTCCGGTGCCGACTCCTCGGCTTCCGCTTCCACGCCTCCTCCCGGCTGCTCGTGGTCGGCGGGGCGATCTCGTACCGCGCCCTGTTCAACTGGACGACCCCGCCGATGTTCATCGGAACGCTGCTGGTCGGACCGCTTCTCCAGGTTTTCTTCTTCGTCTTCCTGGGCAGGGAACTGGGTGTCGCCGACGATCGTTTCCACCTCGTGGGCAACGCCGTCCTCGCAGCTTCCGCCTCCTGCGTGTACGGCGGCACGATGGCCGTCTCCAACGAGCGCCGGTACGGCACCCTCGGGGCCGTCCTGCTCTCCCCCCGCCACAGGGTCCCGCTGTGGATCGGGCGAGCCCTCCCGTACGTCCTCAACGGGCTGCTCGTCAG contains these protein-coding regions:
- a CDS encoding small secreted protein, yielding MNKKLAAALSGGAVLVLALAGCSDDKGDKVGDWAKTFCDQAKPQIQKRADAHQIIISTAADSKPAEIQAADSKAFQDIANADRALAKAVQTAGAPPVENGEKIQKDAIKELNDTAVAYEGLKKQVDALDPTNQQKFADGLQGVADGLTKIEKMDQNALSKLEDGELGQAMAKQPGCQKPTASVPPKSSASPNAGATSDSGATSDSDSDSDSDSGATNPTKKATAKPTKKSTVGKSE
- a CDS encoding class I SAM-dependent methyltransferase, whose product is MSTTSLPPRLPVPAHAARLREALLAADFTADGLLDLLGAPAYAALARSETVPALRATRGDSPLETLVRLFLLQEPVTADRAAAALPLDEALADGWAVREDDTVLATVDVRPYGGPDGEDWFIVSDLGCAVGGAGGSGKNGRQADAAVVLGVGGASTTLAGITVRTPVSSALDLGTGSGIQALHAAQHATLVTATDLNPRALEFTRLTLALSGAPEAELRTGSLFEPVDGHTYDLIVSNPPFVISPGAGLTYRDGGMSGDDLCRTLVQQAGERLNDGGYAQFLANWQHVEGEEWQERLRSWVPRGCDAWIVQREVQDITQYTELWLRDSGDHRGDPDAYRAAYDRWLDEFEASKTRAVGFGWITIRRNGAVVSGAVEPSIVIEEWPHPVEQPLGPTVRAHFERQDYLRAHDDAALLADRFTLAPEVVQEQVGLPGAEDPEHVVLRQNRGMRRATKVDHVGAGFAGVCDGTLSAGRILDAIGQLMGEDPVMLRDRTPQAIRLLVEEGFLIPDSLLPVTEGSGA
- a CDS encoding helix-turn-helix transcriptional regulator produces the protein MIRIELDEASLGATRIAISPLRDAFCSMHLAQPHRHPSWPYQEWVGQAREVWREDDRLRPLWELFVRERHEVSDFLLPRPFGTVHVHEELAALRATDPEFVRAQAAVCYPGMADAPFLQPYLKDPEAACAALADAYAAYWEGAIEPYWPTMRRLVEDEVLVRARTFATEGVDALFAGLETRARWQPPVLELTKHIEAEYAPGERRLVLVPLVFAEGCRLYSTDDPEVFALSFQARGAAALREPAEPVAEDRLGLMLGRGRAAVLRELGGPLTTAGLADRLGLAPSTVSEHLSVLAEAGVVTRHRVGRSVYYQLTDTGRSLLALLAGEDVLTAVA
- a CDS encoding ABC transporter ATP-binding protein; translated protein: MLAIEADALRRTYTSRTGWPRSRRTETEAVRGVTFEVAPGELFGLLGPNGAGKTTTIKMLNTLLLPTSGTARVFGHDVARDPVAVRRRIGYVFGGDRGLYDRLSALDNLRYFAELYGVPAREQKRRIAELLDLVGLLGRERERVEGYSRGMRQRLHIARGLLHRPDVLFLDEPSIGVDPVAARDLRRTVADLAAAGTTVLLTTHYMAEADELCDRIAVIAGGRIRALGTPDSLKSLVRDRDVLEIEAYGVDEERLDRVRRVPGVRGVSTEDRGALQTVTVQTGRGASDLHGPVLAALDGVRIGRVTSREPSLEDAYIAIVEETAGLGTEAEGAAV
- a CDS encoding ABC transporter permease — encoded protein: MTRLPRLVLVGVRTHVSYMSRSPIEITFAVLVPLVYATLAVYLFRAAGDPDRLLTASVGAGLMGIWGSVLFGSGGAVQNQRWLGTLETLVVAPTPLALVLLPITLATAVIGTYAMGATVLWGVLLFDVPLDFAHPLLFLVAVPVCVLALGMTGLLLAATFVLLRNANALANPLDTPVWLLSGLLVPVTVLPAWTRPISWALPTTWGARAVHAATSGGDVITPMLTAAALGAGYALAAVLVLGRVERRARAAATLALA